The stretch of DNA AGTGCGAGGACATGCTGACCAAGGCTGGTCTCCCGGCGCGCATCGTGGTGGACTGCAGTCACGCCCAGACGGGCAAGGATTACGCGCGCCAGCCGGAGGTGCTCGCCGACCTCATTGACCAGATCCGTGCCGGCAACCGCTCCATCATCGGCTTCATGCTGGAGAGCAATCTCAAAGCCGGCAGCCAGAAGGTGGTGAAGGGGCGCGCCGGGCTCAAGTACGGGGTCTCCATCACTGACGGCTGCATCGATTGGGAGACGACCGAACGTTGCCTCACCGAAGCCGCGGCAAGCTGGCGCGAAGTGTCCGCCCCGGTCGAAGCCAGTGCCGGGCTCCCGGCCTAGGAAGGTGAGCCCGTGTGCGCGTGAAGAATGCTTGCAAGCAGGCTGATTCATCGGCATACCGACACAGGGCAAGTAAGCCGGCCAGCCAGTTCGCCAGTTGTCGGTAAGGGCTTTGCGTAAACTGGCGCACCCGCTAACTCGCGAACCTCGCACCAGGAGGAACCATGGATTTCGGATTCACCGAAGAACAAGAAATGCTACGGCAAAGCGCCCGGCAGTTCCTCGAGACCGAGTGCGCCATGACCTACGTCCGTAAAATGATGGACGATGACGCCGGTTACTCCGAAGAGCAGTGGAAGAAGATGGCCGACCTTGGCTGGACGGGCCTCATCTTCCCGGAGCAGTTCGGGGGATCGGGATTGAGCATGGTCGACCTCGTCGTCGTACTCGAAGAGATGGGACGCGTGGTCATGCCCGGCCCGTTCTTCGCCAACATTTTCGGTGGGCTCGCGATTGACCTGGGCGGCTCGAAGGCCCAGAAAAAGCGCTACCTGCCCGAGATCTGTGCCGGCAAGCTCAAGGCAACCTTGGCGCAGGTCGAGGCAAGCGGCCGTTGGGACGCCACAGGCATCCAGCTCTCCGCCGCCAAGGACGGAAAAACATACCAACTCTCCGGCACGAAACTTTTTGTGCCTGACGCCCACAACGCCGACGTGCTGGTGGTTCCGGCACGCACCGGCGGCAAAGGGGCGAAAGGCATCACCCTGTTCCTCGTCGATGCCAAGCAGCAGGGTGTCAAGACGACCTTGCTGAAGACCATGGATCAGACGCGGAAGCTGTGCGAAGTGGCGTTCGATAACGTCACGGTGGGCACCGACGCCGTCCTCGGCAAGGCAAACAAGGGCTGGGCTCTGCTTGACCGGATCATCGATCGGGCCAAGGTCGGGGTGTGCGCCGAGATGTGCGGCGGCGCGCAGAGAGTGCTTGAGATGAGCGTCGACTACGCCAAGGTGCGCGAGCAGTTCGGGCGCCCGATCGGCAGCTTCCAGGCCATCCAGCACAAGTGCGCCAACATGCTGGTGCAGACGGAGAGCGCCAAATCCGCCACCTACTACGCCGCCTGGGCGGTGGCCAACGACGTACCGGAAACCCACCTCGCGGCGTGTATGGCCAAAGCGTACTGCTCCGACGCCTATCAGCATGTCAGCGCCGAGGGCATCCAGATCCACGGCGGCATCGGCTTCACCTGGGAGCACGACATGCACCTCTACTTCAAGCGCGCCAAGGCTTCGGAAGTCACCTTCGGCGACGCCACCTGGAACCGGGAATTGGTGGCGCAGGAGGTGCTAGACAAACCGGATCTCGAAACCTCCGCGACAGCCTGAGCGGTTTCGGGACCCCTGACCCACAACCCGCATTCCGCCGTGAGTTGTTGACACTGCGGAACGCCAACCTTAGAAGTGCGCGCTGTGGACGACGCCCCGTCGATTGTCCGCGAGACTCGAACCGTCCGTCACGCGCTCTTCGCTTTCGCCGGCGCCGCCTACCCGCGCCAAGAAGGCGATGAGTTCCTGTCCTTTCTTAAGAACAAGAGCTGGCGCGTAAATGATCGCTCCCAACAGGAAAGTTCGCACTTGGATTGTTCGCCGCCGGTGATCAAGAAACTGCGGCTAAGTATCTGAAAAGACGGCTTCTCGGCGTGATTCGAACGCCAGGCAACATCCTGCAGGACAAGTGCCTGCGTCACATATTCGGCGTGACGCAGCAATCTCTTCATGGGTGCTGACCAGGAAAAGATGGGCATACGCTTTGCTGAATGCCGGAGCTGCAGGATCAGGCTAGGTACGGATGTAGGCTATGCCAACGGAAAAGCACCACGCAAGTGACCCCACCGACCGTGACGAACGAACCGTGCCGCTTCAAGTAATCGAGCAGCGCATTCTGGCGTTTGCGGCCCACCAGGAGTCCCAGCTTGATGAACTCCGGCAGCTTATCGAACAAGTTCAAATTGAGCAGCGGCAAGCCGAGGCCGAGCTCCGCGCCCGGGGTGAGCAGGCGACGACTCGCGCCAACGAGGCTGTGGCGCGCGCCGACGAAACCGTGCGGCGTCTCGAAGCGGTAGCCGCCGCCTCGCAGGTACGTGAGGCGAGCACCGCGGATCTGCTGGAACGCCTCTCCGGCGGTGCGGATGCGCTCGCCAGCTCCGTGCGAGATGTCGAGCAACGCCTTGCCGCCGTTGTGGCGCAACAGCAAGCGGCAACAGCGTCGTCACAGAACGGCACTGAAGCCGGGCGCAGCGTGGCACTACAAGAGGGCAGCAGACCAGAGGCTCCGGGCAACTTTGCCCCAGGTGTCGGCATAGCGAGCGAACCGATTCAGGCGGTGGCGTCTTGGCTCGTGCTTACGGCACCCGGAATTCTGCTGGCGTTGCTGTTGTTGGCACTCGCCGTGGTCGCTACCCCGTGGATCACCAGCTTCGTCCTCGTCGCGCCGGGGGTGCGTGCGGCTGCTGCCGCACTGCTGCTCGCACACGGGGGCGCGATCATCCTGGTGCTCCGGCGTGGCAGACTGTGGCCTGCAGCAGCAGCGTTCTTAACGGTGCTCGCACTTGATGGCTTTTGCGCAGGAATGCTCCTTGGTGCGGATCTGCAATTGGGGTCACCAGCCGTATCAATATGCCTCGCGCTGCTCGCGATGAGCCTGATGGCCGGCGGCTGGCGGGTGGGGCTGGGGAGCGGGCTCGCAGTTTGCGCCGGTATTGAGACAGCAATGTATCGCGGTCTCGGACCCTTGGTGCTGTCACCAGTGATGTCGGTGCCCACAACATTGAGCGTCGAAACTTCGTTCGCGAATGCGCCGGCGGTGATGCCACCGTCCTTCTTGACTACCCTCAGTGTCGAAACGCTCTACGGAGGCAGCCCGGTCGCCGCCTTCAGTTCCTCGGTACCGTTGTTCATGCCGGTACTCGCCATCATGTTATTGGCCATCTGTCTCGGTGCAGGCCTGAATCTCTTGCGGGCCCGGAAGGCACGGGCGGCTGTCGCAGCGACAATTGTGGCGGCGCACCGTTGCGTGGTGCGCGGATGACGCGCATCTGACAGCTCGCTCCGCCATTGTGATCGTGATCGCATAAGCCCGAACACCTCGGTTGCCCCGCCATGGCGCGCTGGAAACCGCGCGCTACGATCAGTCTTCAGTGATCCGCCATTGCCATCGCGGGGCATGAGCACGGCATAGTCCGGCGTCGCCACCACGGCCAGCAACCCGGTAACCGGGAACTGCTCCACCAGCTGTTGCACGGTCGTGTGCCAGTCAGAAGCGCGACGGTAGGAAACCTCTTCGGCGATCAGGACCGGTGTGACCCCAGGCGTGATGATCTGCGCCAGTTGGCTCAAGTCCTCGTTGCGCATGAGGATGCAGCCGCGCGTGTCGCGTTGGTGCCCCTCGTTGCCGCGAATTTATTCGCCGAGGGCTCTGCTCCGTCGCGCCAAACTCAGACACTGCAGGCGAAAGTCAGACAGTACCCGATATCCGGCCGCCGGCGCCGGTGGCTCACTGCAGTTTCTTCAGCGCCCGGTCCATCCCGGCGACGATCGACGCGGGATTACTCTCGCTGTAAAAGTACTTGAACTGCTCGCGTTGCTCCGCCAGGGACTCGTCCAGCGCCCCGTCAGACGACAGGAAGTACGTGCGCGGAATATATTCTCCGTCCGGCTTGTACTTCTTGCTCAGCTCCTGGTTCTTGTCCTTGTCGAGCCGGATCATGACGAAGGATTTTGATTTCTTCACGACCTCCGGGTCGCTGAACAGCTTCGAATAATTCCCACAGTGCGGGCACCATGTCGTGTAGAAGATCAGGCAAATCGGCTGGTGGCTCTTCTTCGCGGCCGCCAGGCCCTCGTCGTACGCCATCCAGTGGATGTTGGCGTCGTTCCAGTTTTCCGCCCCGGCAAAGGCCGCCGCGGCGGCCAGAAGAAGGCCGATGACCGCCACCCCGAACGCTAGTTCTTTTCGCATGCGCCACTGCTAGCCGAAAATTCGCCACGGTTCAAATTCGATCTTGCTCAACCGTCACTCCGCCCCCAGCACTTCGACCTGCACCGTCTTCGCCTCTTCCGGATCCGGGGCCACATCACTGTGACAGGCGTGTTTCCCTTCGACCACCGGCAACGCCCGCGCCCGCTGCCGCAGCAATTCCACCCCTTCCTGGCTCACGCCGGGGCTGCGCAGCACCTTGCGTTCAGGCTGGAAGTTCGGGTCCTTGCCGCTGGCGAAGGCTTGGATCTCTTTGGAGATCCGCATGCTGCACCAGTCGTGCCCGCACATGGCGCAGAAATCGGTGTCGACTTCGAGGTCCTCGTCATGCAGCGCACGTGCCGTCTCGCCGTCGAAGGCCAGCTCGAACTGCCGCGGCCAATTCAACGCCGCGCGGGCGCGCGACAAATCGTCGTCCCACTGCCGCACGCCCGGAATACCGCGGGCAATGTCACCGGCATGGGCAGCGATCTTGTACGCGATGCACCCCGCTTGGACGTCCTGCGCCTTCGGCAAGCCGACGTGCTCCTTCGGCGTGACGTAGCACAGCATCGCCGCACCGGCGCGGGCCGCCTCGGTGGCACCGATGGCGCTGGTGATGTGGTCGTACCCGGGGAAGACATCGGTGACCAGGGGGCCGAGCACATAGAACGGGGCGTCGTCGCACACCCGCTGCTGCAACTGCATGTTGAACGAGATCTGATCCAGCGGCACATGGCCGGGACCTTCCACCATCGCCTGCACGCCGGCGGCGCGCGCACGGTGCACCAAGTCGCCCAGCGTATACAGCTCCGCCAGCTGCGCCGGGTCCGAGGCGTCGGCCGTACAGCCGGGGCGCAGCCCGTCCCCGAGCGAATAGGTCACGTCGTACTGGCGCATGATGGCGCTGATCTCGTCGAACATCTCGTACATCGGGTTTTGCTTGTTGTGGGTGATCATCCACTTGGCCAGCAAGGACCCGCCACGGGAGACGATGCCGGTGAGACGATTCCGAATCAGCGGCAGATGCTCCTTCAGCACGCCGGCGTGGATGGTGAAATAGTCGACCCCTTGTTTGGCCTGGCGCTCGATCTCCTCGAGGATGACGTCGTAGGTCAGATCCTCGATGCGCCGGCCGAGAATCATGCCGTAAATCGGCACGGTGCCGATAGGAATGGTGCTGTGGTCGATGATGGCCTGCCGGCACTCGTGCAGGTTGCCGCCGGTGGACAGATCCATCAGCGTGTCGGCGCCGTACTTCTGCGCCCACTGCAGCTTCTCGACCTCGGCATGTGTTCCACTGCTTACCGGCGAGGCGCCGATGTTGGCGTTGATCTTGGTGGTGATCATGCGGCCGATGCCCGTGGGATCGAGGCGTTTGGCTGCAGGCTCCCCGCGCATGAAGGCCGGGTCGTTGATCTCCTGCCAGCGTTGCGACACGGTTTGGTTGACCCAGTGGCGTGCCGTGGCCCGGGCGCCGGGATGCCCAACCGGTGCGTCGGGATAGCTGAGTGACGGCCGGTTGCCGTTTGCGCCCGCACTGGGCGCTTCGCCCGCGCTACCCGCCAGATGGCGTATGTTCGCAGGGATCACAAGCCGCCCGCGAGCCACCTCGTCGCGAATGAACTCGGGGGTCGCATTCTCTCGTTGCGCCACACGACGCATCTCCGCCGTGATGATACCGGCCCGCGCGGCTTCTAGCTGT from Candidatus Binatia bacterium encodes:
- a CDS encoding acyl-CoA dehydrogenase family protein, coding for MDFGFTEEQEMLRQSARQFLETECAMTYVRKMMDDDAGYSEEQWKKMADLGWTGLIFPEQFGGSGLSMVDLVVVLEEMGRVVMPGPFFANIFGGLAIDLGGSKAQKKRYLPEICAGKLKATLAQVEASGRWDATGIQLSAAKDGKTYQLSGTKLFVPDAHNADVLVVPARTGGKGAKGITLFLVDAKQQGVKTTLLKTMDQTRKLCEVAFDNVTVGTDAVLGKANKGWALLDRIIDRAKVGVCAEMCGGAQRVLEMSVDYAKVREQFGRPIGSFQAIQHKCANMLVQTESAKSATYYAAWAVANDVPETHLAACMAKAYCSDAYQHVSAEGIQIHGGIGFTWEHDMHLYFKRAKASEVTFGDATWNRELVAQEVLDKPDLETSATA
- a CDS encoding thioredoxin family protein; protein product: MRKELAFGVAVIGLLLAAAAAFAGAENWNDANIHWMAYDEGLAAAKKSHQPICLIFYTTWCPHCGNYSKLFSDPEVVKKSKSFVMIRLDKDKNQELSKKYKPDGEYIPRTYFLSSDGALDESLAEQREQFKYFYSESNPASIVAGMDRALKKLQ
- the thiC gene encoding phosphomethylpyrimidine synthase ThiC, with product MTQLEAARAGIITAEMRRVAQRENATPEFIRDEVARGRLVIPANIRHLAGSAGEAPSAGANGNRPSLSYPDAPVGHPGARATARHWVNQTVSQRWQEINDPAFMRGEPAAKRLDPTGIGRMITTKINANIGASPVSSGTHAEVEKLQWAQKYGADTLMDLSTGGNLHECRQAIIDHSTIPIGTVPIYGMILGRRIEDLTYDVILEEIERQAKQGVDYFTIHAGVLKEHLPLIRNRLTGIVSRGGSLLAKWMITHNKQNPMYEMFDEISAIMRQYDVTYSLGDGLRPGCTADASDPAQLAELYTLGDLVHRARAAGVQAMVEGPGHVPLDQISFNMQLQQRVCDDAPFYVLGPLVTDVFPGYDHITSAIGATEAARAGAAMLCYVTPKEHVGLPKAQDVQAGCIAYKIAAHAGDIARGIPGVRQWDDDLSRARAALNWPRQFELAFDGETARALHDEDLEVDTDFCAMCGHDWCSMRISKEIQAFASGKDPNFQPERKVLRSPGVSQEGVELLRQRARALPVVEGKHACHSDVAPDPEEAKTVQVEVLGAE